The following are encoded in a window of Brevibacillus sp. DP1.3A genomic DNA:
- a CDS encoding CbrC family protein codes for MNNLPIFKYQPNAYDIGVFKKVPAQNCSICNKETDYIYVGPFYSIDEVKNVCPWCIYEGTATKQHNGVLQAAVEYKDQLLSVTYDDENNEYMYFMGYDEVEQFKDDNLEELLFRTPGYISWQEPQWLSHCDEFCAFIGYVNKSEISATKIDLRDEELFAIKENYGIDTLDQVSEDSGIYLFQCLKCGQHRVHIDHT; via the coding sequence ATGAATAACCTACCAATATTTAAGTATCAACCAAATGCGTACGATATTGGAGTATTCAAAAAGGTCCCTGCACAAAATTGCAGTATTTGTAATAAAGAAACGGATTATATCTACGTGGGACCATTTTATTCAATAGACGAAGTTAAAAATGTTTGCCCATGGTGCATTTATGAAGGAACCGCTACTAAGCAACATAATGGTGTCTTACAGGCAGCAGTAGAATATAAGGATCAGTTGTTGTCCGTGACTTATGATGACGAAAATAATGAGTATATGTATTTTATGGGATACGATGAAGTCGAACAGTTTAAAGATGATAACCTAGAGGAGTTACTCTTTCGTACCCCTGGTTACATTTCATGGCAAGAGCCACAATGGTTAAGCCACTGCGATGAATTTTGTGCTTTTATCGGATACGTGAATAAAAGTGAGATATCAGCGACGAAGATAGATTTACGAGATGAAGAATTGTTTGCAATAAAGGAAAACTATGGTATTGATACTTTGGACCAAGTAAGTGAGGATTCAGGAATATATTTGTTTCAGTGTCTTAAATGCGGACAACATAGAGTTCATATTGATCACACATAA
- a CDS encoding HNH endonuclease, protein MANTEAKLNKDTDSPVPAPDKAPEGYIKHHHEDGTIMILVEKVIHREFPLRRLGGVLGVQLKDVSKGEEYDRIINRKNR, encoded by the coding sequence GTGGCAAATACAGAAGCTAAATTGAATAAGGATACGGATTCACCAGTACCGGCACCTGATAAAGCACCTGAAGGTTATATAAAGCATCATCATGAAGATGGAACAATAATGATTCTTGTTGAAAAAGTTATTCATAGGGAGTTTCCTCTTAGAAGATTAGGTGGAGTATTGGGAGTACAGTTAAAAGATGTTTCGAAAGGTGAGGAATATGATCGAATTATTAATCGGAAAAATAGATAA
- a CDS encoding contractile injection system protein, VgrG/Pvc8 family: MSNRTLTYGDIQVSPYEFTHLQTMKVVKKMNEHARLTLTGIISEERKDSYVNQTNAQTLISVALADESGKPKTWFQGIVLRVHVKAVRGIYYLSLEAISHTYLLDVKTRKRSFQNPAMTYAGLVKTVLSGYGKADFIDSVTNGKALNTFVMQYEETDWQFLKRMASRFYTGLIPTTAFDIPKFYFGLPKGQDKGKLAVSHYTVHKRVGDYQSDAENKVPGIDDQDYTVYEVQSERVLEVGNEVNFKSRPLVVGEAVTEMKEGIVTHTYKLYPRLGLARKKQYNHAIIGASIQGRVLQVQKDNVRAKLDMDDQQDQSTAYWFPYSTIYASEDQTGWYVMPELNDQIRIYFPSKKEEDGIAISSVLKEIPDDDKPAPKQKSSRKSSSGGGGGGGGDRMKDPAVKTFRTKYGKEIVLAPDKIVITTGDMSITISDTSGIDIQSSQNVNITAGKDMKLSAASLHISADKVELSGKGNTIKLEEKIEMKGSEIKMN; encoded by the coding sequence ATGAGCAATCGAACACTCACTTATGGAGATATACAAGTTTCGCCCTATGAATTTACTCATCTGCAAACGATGAAAGTCGTGAAAAAGATGAACGAGCATGCGCGACTGACGCTCACGGGAATCATTTCTGAAGAGCGAAAAGATAGCTACGTAAACCAGACAAATGCGCAAACACTGATCAGTGTGGCACTGGCGGATGAATCGGGCAAGCCGAAAACATGGTTCCAGGGAATCGTCTTGCGCGTCCATGTCAAAGCGGTACGCGGTATTTATTACTTGTCGCTGGAGGCAATTTCTCATACCTATTTGTTGGATGTCAAAACGAGAAAGCGTTCGTTTCAAAACCCGGCGATGACCTATGCAGGGCTCGTGAAAACGGTGTTGTCCGGGTACGGAAAAGCTGATTTTATTGACTCTGTTACGAACGGCAAGGCTTTGAATACGTTTGTCATGCAGTATGAAGAAACCGATTGGCAGTTCCTGAAGAGGATGGCGTCGCGCTTTTATACAGGTTTGATCCCGACAACGGCTTTTGACATTCCAAAGTTTTATTTCGGTTTGCCAAAAGGTCAAGATAAAGGAAAGCTTGCGGTTAGTCATTATACGGTGCATAAGCGTGTCGGGGATTATCAGAGTGATGCAGAGAACAAGGTTCCAGGAATCGATGACCAAGACTATACAGTGTATGAAGTGCAGAGCGAACGAGTACTGGAGGTCGGCAATGAGGTGAACTTCAAGTCCAGACCACTTGTCGTCGGAGAAGCGGTCACGGAGATGAAGGAAGGTATTGTCACGCATACATACAAGCTTTATCCACGCCTAGGTCTGGCGCGTAAGAAGCAGTATAACCATGCCATCATCGGGGCGTCCATCCAGGGCCGGGTGCTGCAAGTCCAGAAGGACAATGTGCGAGCCAAGCTGGATATGGATGATCAGCAGGATCAGAGCACGGCATATTGGTTCCCTTACTCCACCATTTATGCTTCCGAGGATCAAACCGGATGGTATGTCATGCCAGAGCTGAACGACCAGATTCGGATTTATTTCCCGAGCAAAAAAGAAGAGGACGGTATCGCGATCAGCTCTGTTCTCAAGGAAATCCCAGACGACGACAAACCAGCGCCCAAGCAGAAATCCTCACGGAAAAGCAGTTCAGGAGGAGGTGGAGGTGGCGGTGGAGACCGGATGAAGGACCCTGCTGTAAAAACGTTTCGTACCAAGTATGGCAAGGAAATCGTACTGGCTCCAGACAAAATTGTGATCACGACAGGAGATATGTCGATTACGATCAGTGATACGAGCGGGATCGATATCCAGAGTAGCCAGAATGTGAACATTACAGCCGGTAAGGACATGAAACTGTCAGCTGCTTCTCTTCATATTAGTGCGGATAAAGTAGAACTGAGTGGAAAAGGAAATACAATCAAACTGGAAGAGAAGATCGAGATGAAAGGTTCGGAAATCAAGATGAACTAG